In a genomic window of Lepisosteus oculatus isolate fLepOcu1 chromosome 3, fLepOcu1.hap2, whole genome shotgun sequence:
- the selenop gene encoding selenoprotein Pa — protein sequence MWTGLSLVLAVALLPVGGAESEGGGGRCKTPPEWAVGNEQPMTDSAGRVTVVALLQASULFCLVQASRLDVLRLRLEQQGLVNISYVVVNHQGEQSHRLYPVLKKKMSQKIRVYDQDPLQEDVWKILSGEKDDFLIYDRCGSLTHHLGLPYSMLTMSYVEDAIRDTYCKDICGNCSLESSSLPVTCNSTVKPEGKPEDKPEEAPESHGHPHAHGHGHHHSEEGRQSHRRHSSHGHHHGHGRHHHGSQQEFNNGQTQRHSQTHQQQQLIKNPSLLSQQEVVDFPLRIEWP from the exons ATGTGGACGGGGCTCAGCCTGGTCCTCGCGGTCGCCCTGCTGCCTGTCGGCGGGGCGGAGAGCGAGGGCGGAGGCGGCCGCTGTAAGACCCCGCCAGAATGGGCCGTCGGAAACGAGCAGCCCATGACGGACTCGGCGGGGAGGGTGACAGTGGTGGCCCTTCTTCAGGCTAGCTGACTTTTCTGTTTGGTGCAGGCATCCAG ATTGGATGTTCTGCGCCTCAGACTTGAGCAGCAGGGTCTGGTGAACATCTCCTACGTGGTTGTTAACCACCAGGGAGAACAGTCTCACCGCCTGTATCCGGTCCTCAAAAAGAAGATGTCACAGAAAATCAGGGTGTATGACCAGGACCCACTTCAGGAAGATGTTTGGAAGATCCTGTCTGGAGAAAAAGATGACTTTCTCATTTATGACAG GTGTGGCAGTCTGACACATCATCTTGGGCTGCCATATTCCATGCTGACTATGTCATATGTGGAGGATGCCATCAGAGACACGTACTGCAAGGATATCTGTGGAAACTGTTCATTAGAG AGCTCATCCTTACCTGTAACATGCAACAGCACTGTGAAGCCTGAAGGGAAGCCAGAAGATAAACCTGAAGAGGCTCCTGAAAGCCATGGCCATCCTCATGCTCATGGTCATGGTCACCATCACAGTGAAGAGGGCCGTCAGAGCCACAGAAGGCATTCAAGTCATGGGCATCACCATGGCCATGGCAGGCATCATCATGGCTCACAGCAGGAGTTCAACAATGGCCAAACACAAAGGCACTCACAGacacatcagcagcagcagttaATTAAGAACCCAAGCCTTCTATCCCAACAGGAGGTTGTGGACTTCCCCCTCCGTATAGAGTGGCCATGA
- the LOC107079996 gene encoding coiled-coil domain-containing protein 152 isoform X3, with translation MLKGNSVNLDKLIDSFSLLEQKIAALRGKNNMLEIKLDETSRILKLAQSKENYMKEESATFQATINGLQETIQHLSYLQVELKESELKDIIERKEGDIQELKKKLRDQEREKQSEIIKLQMEFSAKMARIQSTSVKTQQQDPSNLLQNVFKRKLQFIEEEKNREIETLRRAVREMEQQLGCTHDSHPKRRKF, from the exons ATGCTGAAGGGTAATTCTGTGAATCTTGACAAGCTTATCGACAGTTTCTCTCTTCTTGAGCAG AAAATAGCTGCACTACGGGGGAAGAACAATATGTTAGAAATAAAGTTGGATGAAACCAGCAGAATTCTGAAATTAGCACAGAGTAAAGAAAATTACATGAAGGAAG agagCGCTACGTTTCAAGCCACAATTAATGGACTTCAGGAAACAATACAGCACCTGAGTTACCTGCAAG TGGAACTTAAAGAGTCAGAGCTGAAAGACATAATTGAGAGGAAAGAAGGAGACATTCAAgaactgaaaaagaaattacGGGATCAAGAACGAGAAAAACAGAGTGAAATTATTAAACTTCAAATGGAG TTCAGCGCAAAGATGGCAAGAATACAGAGCACTTCAGTGAAAACACAGCAGCAAGATCCTTCCAATCTACTGcaaaacgtttttaaaagg AAGCTGCAGTTCATAGAAGAGGAGAAAAACAGAGAGATTGAAACCTTACGTCGTGCTGTCAGAGAGATGGAACAGCAGCTTGGATGTACCCATGACTCCCACCCAAAAAGAAGGAAGTTTTAG
- the LOC107079996 gene encoding coiled-coil domain-containing protein 152 isoform X1, protein MLKGNSVNLDKLIDSFSLLEQKIAALRGKNNMLEIKLDETSRILKLAQSKENYMKEESATFQATINGLQETIQHLSYLQDENKELKRVIHACEEKNKAKDQEHTTHVERLTMQMKAIKEDHKVEMTEAQQDMKRKLELKESELKDIIERKEGDIQELKKKLRDQEREKQSEIIKLQMEFSAKMARIQSTSVKTQQQDPSNLLQNVFKRKLQFIEEEKNREIETLRRAVREMEQQLGCTHDSHPKRRKF, encoded by the exons ATGCTGAAGGGTAATTCTGTGAATCTTGACAAGCTTATCGACAGTTTCTCTCTTCTTGAGCAG AAAATAGCTGCACTACGGGGGAAGAACAATATGTTAGAAATAAAGTTGGATGAAACCAGCAGAATTCTGAAATTAGCACAGAGTAAAGAAAATTACATGAAGGAAG agagCGCTACGTTTCAAGCCACAATTAATGGACTTCAGGAAACAATACAGCACCTGAGTTACCTGCAAG atgaaaataaagaattaaaaaggGTCATCCATGcctgtgaagaaaaaaataaagcaaaagatCAG GAACATACTACTCATGTCGAGAGGCTAACAATGCAGATGAAAGCCATAAAGGAGGATCACAAGGTTGAGATGACTGAGGCACAGCAGGATATGAAGAGgaagt TGGAACTTAAAGAGTCAGAGCTGAAAGACATAATTGAGAGGAAAGAAGGAGACATTCAAgaactgaaaaagaaattacGGGATCAAGAACGAGAAAAACAGAGTGAAATTATTAAACTTCAAATGGAG TTCAGCGCAAAGATGGCAAGAATACAGAGCACTTCAGTGAAAACACAGCAGCAAGATCCTTCCAATCTACTGcaaaacgtttttaaaagg AAGCTGCAGTTCATAGAAGAGGAGAAAAACAGAGAGATTGAAACCTTACGTCGTGCTGTCAGAGAGATGGAACAGCAGCTTGGATGTACCCATGACTCCCACCCAAAAAGAAGGAAGTTTTAG
- the LOC107079996 gene encoding coiled-coil domain-containing protein 152 isoform X2: MLEIKLDETSRILKLAQSKENYMKEESATFQATINGLQETIQHLSYLQDENKELKRVIHACEEKNKAKDQEHTTHVERLTMQMKAIKEDHKVEMTEAQQDMKRKLELKESELKDIIERKEGDIQELKKKLRDQEREKQSEIIKLQMEFSAKMARIQSTSVKTQQQDPSNLLQNVFKRKLQFIEEEKNREIETLRRAVREMEQQLGCTHDSHPKRRKF; encoded by the exons ATGTTAGAAATAAAGTTGGATGAAACCAGCAGAATTCTGAAATTAGCACAGAGTAAAGAAAATTACATGAAGGAAG agagCGCTACGTTTCAAGCCACAATTAATGGACTTCAGGAAACAATACAGCACCTGAGTTACCTGCAAG atgaaaataaagaattaaaaaggGTCATCCATGcctgtgaagaaaaaaataaagcaaaagatCAG GAACATACTACTCATGTCGAGAGGCTAACAATGCAGATGAAAGCCATAAAGGAGGATCACAAGGTTGAGATGACTGAGGCACAGCAGGATATGAAGAGgaagt TGGAACTTAAAGAGTCAGAGCTGAAAGACATAATTGAGAGGAAAGAAGGAGACATTCAAgaactgaaaaagaaattacGGGATCAAGAACGAGAAAAACAGAGTGAAATTATTAAACTTCAAATGGAG TTCAGCGCAAAGATGGCAAGAATACAGAGCACTTCAGTGAAAACACAGCAGCAAGATCCTTCCAATCTACTGcaaaacgtttttaaaagg AAGCTGCAGTTCATAGAAGAGGAGAAAAACAGAGAGATTGAAACCTTACGTCGTGCTGTCAGAGAGATGGAACAGCAGCTTGGATGTACCCATGACTCCCACCCAAAAAGAAGGAAGTTTTAG